A single genomic interval of Aegicerativicinus sediminis harbors:
- the arfB gene encoding alternative ribosome rescue aminoacyl-tRNA hydrolase ArfB, with product MIDFEILEKELQFRAVRSSGAGGQHVNKVSSKVELYWSLQDSMVFDEDQKHRLEVKLSNRLTKDGVLILQNSESRSQHKNKELVVQQFKELIEESLKKKKKRVATKVPKKVKQKRLANKRQLSEKKALRKPPEI from the coding sequence ATGATCGATTTTGAAATTTTAGAAAAAGAGCTGCAATTCAGAGCTGTTAGAAGTTCTGGAGCAGGTGGGCAGCACGTTAATAAAGTTTCAAGCAAGGTTGAACTTTATTGGTCTTTACAGGATTCCATGGTCTTTGATGAAGACCAAAAGCATCGCTTAGAAGTTAAATTATCTAACCGCCTCACGAAAGATGGAGTTCTGATTCTTCAAAATAGTGAAAGCCGGAGTCAACATAAAAATAAAGAATTGGTTGTTCAGCAATTCAAAGAGCTGATTGAAGAAAGTTTAAAAAAGAAAAAGAAGCGTGTAGCAACCAAAGTTCCGAAGAAAGTAAAACAAAAACGTCTGGCCAACAAACGACAACTTTCTGAGAAAAAAGCCCTTAGAAAACCTCCTGAGATTTAA